From Pseudovibrio sp. Tun.PSC04-5.I4, a single genomic window includes:
- the era gene encoding GTPase Era, with translation MSEDNNNEDDDLPEDDGLPEGMNFNLSKPNDKTSAGFVALIGAPNAGKSTLVNKLVGIKVSIVTHKVQTTRAIVRGVAMAGDSQIIFVDTPGIFRPKRRLDRAMVDTAWGGAKDADVVAVLIDAKKGIDESVERILNELEHIKLPKVLILNKIDITKRDQLLALSAKANEYTKFDQTFMVSAINGSGTKDIISYFAERMPKGPWLYPEDQVSDIPMRMLAAEVTREKIYIRLHEELPYISTVETDQWQEKPDGSVRIEQTIFVERDSQKAIVLGKNGQTIKVISKAAREELEEALEMKVHLFVFVKVRENWADDPERYRNMGLEFPR, from the coding sequence ATGAGCGAAGATAACAACAACGAAGACGACGATCTACCAGAAGACGACGGCCTGCCAGAAGGCATGAACTTTAACTTAAGCAAACCAAACGACAAAACCAGTGCTGGTTTTGTCGCTCTTATTGGTGCGCCAAATGCTGGTAAGTCCACACTGGTCAACAAGCTTGTCGGCATCAAGGTTTCAATTGTAACGCATAAGGTTCAAACCACGCGTGCGATTGTGCGCGGTGTTGCTATGGCAGGTGACAGCCAGATTATCTTTGTCGATACTCCTGGTATTTTCCGCCCTAAACGCCGTCTCGACCGCGCAATGGTAGACACAGCTTGGGGCGGCGCGAAAGACGCTGACGTTGTTGCTGTTTTGATCGACGCCAAAAAAGGCATTGATGAATCTGTAGAACGTATTTTGAATGAGCTGGAGCACATCAAGCTTCCCAAAGTGCTTATTCTCAACAAGATCGATATCACCAAGCGCGACCAGCTGCTGGCTTTGTCTGCGAAGGCGAACGAATACACCAAGTTCGATCAGACCTTCATGGTATCTGCCATCAATGGGTCTGGCACCAAAGATATTATCTCGTATTTCGCCGAGCGCATGCCGAAAGGCCCATGGCTTTACCCGGAGGATCAGGTCTCTGATATTCCAATGCGTATGCTGGCCGCTGAAGTTACACGCGAGAAGATCTACATTCGCTTGCATGAGGAACTACCTTATATTTCTACCGTTGAAACAGATCAGTGGCAGGAAAAACCGGATGGCTCAGTTCGCATCGAGCAAACCATTTTCGTAGAACGCGACAGTCAGAAGGCCATTGTACTTGGCAAAAACGGCCAGACCATCAAAGTCATTTCAAAAGCAGCTCGTGAAGAACTGGAAGAAGCTCTTGAAATGAAGGTCCACCTGTTCGTCTTTGTGAAAGTACGTGAGAACTGGGCAGATGACCCTGAGCGTTACCGCAATATGGGCCTCGAGTTCCCGCGTTAA
- the parC gene encoding DNA topoisomerase IV subunit A yields MGQEVIGQHGPVTINLKEALEERYLSYALTTIMHRALPDVRDGLKPVHRRILYGMRLLKLDPNQGFKKCARVVGDVMGKYHPHGDGAIYDALVRLAQDFSVRYPLVDGQGNFGNIDGDSAAAMRYTEARMTDVATRILDGLNENAVEFRETYDGLDSEPIVLPGNFPNLLANGSTGIAVGMATSIPPHNAYELCNACQVLITNPDAEIEELLEHVKGPDFPTGGTIVSDKGSILEAYKTGRGSFRTRAKWHKEEGPRGTYNIIVTEIPYLVQKSRLIEKIAELLIARKLPLLDDVRDESAEDVRVVLAPRNKNVDPELLMASLFKLTDLENRFSLNMNVLSKGVVPKVMSLKDVLKEWLEHQKDVLVRRSNHRLDQINHRLEILEGYLIAYLNIDEIIRIIREEDDAKVSLIKAFELTDVQAEAILNMRLRSLRKLEEFEIKKEHDKLSKEKSGLEALLASEKKLWNRVSKQITEIGKAYGPETKIGARRTNFGQAEEHNLEEIHQAMIEKEPITVVISEKGWIRTLKGHVQDMSTLTFKQGDQLHLSIHAETTSKILLFTTGGKFYTIGADKLPGGRGHGEPIRLMVDMDETQEIISAFVHKPDRKLLLSSDEARGFIVEEKDVAATTRKGKQILNVTAPAKAVLCIPVVGDYVAVIGLNRKLMVFPLTQIAEMTRGRGVRLQRYRDGGISDIKTFDSATGLTWTDGSGRTFTRTLEELQDWRGDRGQAGRLPPNGFPRTNKFGGNSI; encoded by the coding sequence ATGGGACAAGAAGTGATTGGCCAGCATGGCCCCGTAACAATCAATCTTAAAGAAGCATTAGAAGAGCGCTACCTCAGCTATGCGCTCACCACGATTATGCATCGCGCACTCCCTGACGTCCGGGATGGCCTGAAACCCGTGCACCGCCGTATCCTATACGGTATGCGCCTTCTCAAGCTCGATCCTAATCAGGGCTTCAAAAAGTGTGCACGCGTTGTTGGTGACGTAATGGGTAAATATCACCCGCACGGTGATGGAGCTATTTACGACGCCCTTGTCCGCCTCGCACAGGATTTCTCGGTCCGCTACCCCTTGGTTGATGGTCAGGGTAACTTCGGTAACATCGACGGCGATAGTGCAGCAGCAATGCGTTACACCGAAGCCCGTATGACCGACGTGGCCACACGTATTTTGGACGGCCTCAATGAGAACGCCGTCGAATTCCGGGAAACATATGATGGACTAGACTCAGAACCTATAGTCCTTCCGGGCAATTTCCCGAACCTGCTGGCAAACGGTTCCACAGGTATTGCTGTGGGCATGGCAACCTCCATCCCGCCGCACAATGCCTATGAACTTTGCAATGCCTGCCAAGTGCTGATCACGAATCCAGATGCGGAAATAGAAGAGCTCCTTGAGCACGTCAAAGGGCCCGATTTCCCGACCGGTGGTACAATCGTCAGCGACAAAGGGTCCATCCTTGAGGCTTACAAGACCGGACGCGGCAGCTTCCGCACCCGGGCAAAATGGCACAAGGAAGAAGGCCCGCGCGGCACCTACAATATCATCGTCACTGAGATTCCGTATCTCGTACAAAAATCCCGTCTGATCGAGAAAATCGCCGAACTTCTGATAGCGCGCAAACTACCGCTGCTCGATGATGTACGCGATGAGTCGGCAGAAGATGTGCGTGTGGTTTTGGCCCCACGTAACAAGAACGTAGATCCAGAACTCCTCATGGCATCTTTGTTCAAGCTGACGGATCTGGAAAACAGATTCTCGCTGAACATGAACGTCCTATCCAAAGGCGTTGTGCCTAAGGTCATGAGTCTGAAGGATGTTCTTAAGGAATGGCTTGAGCACCAGAAAGACGTTCTGGTTCGCCGCTCCAACCACCGACTGGACCAGATCAACCACAGACTTGAAATTCTGGAAGGCTACCTCATTGCCTACCTGAACATTGACGAAATCATCCGTATCATCCGCGAAGAAGACGATGCCAAAGTATCGCTCATCAAAGCGTTTGAACTGACTGACGTTCAGGCCGAAGCAATCTTGAACATGCGCCTGCGCTCCTTGCGCAAGCTTGAAGAATTCGAGATCAAGAAAGAGCACGACAAGCTTTCCAAAGAGAAATCCGGTCTGGAAGCCCTGCTCGCCTCCGAAAAGAAACTGTGGAATCGCGTTTCCAAACAAATTACTGAGATCGGCAAAGCATACGGGCCAGAGACAAAAATCGGTGCCCGCAGAACAAACTTCGGTCAGGCTGAAGAACACAATCTGGAAGAGATCCATCAAGCTATGATCGAGAAAGAGCCGATTACTGTTGTGATCTCGGAAAAAGGCTGGATCAGAACGCTGAAAGGCCATGTGCAGGACATGTCCACCCTCACCTTCAAACAGGGTGACCAGCTGCATCTGTCCATTCATGCGGAAACCACCAGTAAAATCCTGCTATTCACCACAGGCGGCAAGTTCTACACCATCGGCGCTGATAAGCTGCCGGGCGGACGAGGCCACGGCGAGCCGATCCGCTTGATGGTTGATATGGACGAGACGCAAGAAATCATCAGCGCATTTGTCCATAAGCCAGATCGAAAGCTCCTGCTCTCCTCTGATGAAGCCCGCGGCTTTATCGTGGAAGAAAAAGATGTGGCTGCGACAACCCGCAAGGGCAAACAGATCCTCAACGTCACAGCCCCTGCCAAAGCAGTCCTTTGTATTCCGGTGGTGGGAGACTACGTGGCAGTTATTGGCCTGAACCGGAAACTCATGGTGTTCCCGCTAACTCAGATTGCGGAAATGACCCGTGGTCGTGGTGTGCGCTTACAGCGCTACAGAGATGGTGGTATCTCCGACATCAAGACCTTTGACAGCGCAACCGGTCTCACATGGACAGATGGCTCCGGGCGTACATTCACCCGCACCCTGGAAGAGCTTCAGGATTGGCGCGGAGACCGAGGACAGGCAGGACGCCTGCCACCAAACGGCTTCCCAAGAACCAATAAGTTTGGCGGCAATTCAATTTAA
- the smpB gene encoding SsrA-binding protein SmpB — translation MAAKKGGVPGRKVVADNRKARYNYAIEDVFEAGIELRGTEVKSLRQGKSNIGESYAAEYRGEMMVYNVYIPEYTQGNRFNHEPRRPRKLLMHRRELNKLFSAVQRDGKTIVPLRVYFNEDGRAKMEVALARGKKDHDKRQTEKTRDWNREKQRVMKNQG, via the coding sequence ATGGCTGCCAAAAAAGGTGGCGTTCCCGGGCGCAAGGTTGTTGCGGATAACCGGAAGGCCCGATACAACTACGCAATTGAAGACGTTTTTGAAGCTGGTATTGAGCTGAGAGGGACTGAAGTTAAGTCTCTCCGTCAGGGTAAAAGCAATATTGGCGAAAGCTACGCTGCCGAGTACCGGGGCGAGATGATGGTCTACAACGTCTACATCCCGGAATACACGCAGGGCAACCGCTTTAACCATGAACCACGCCGGCCACGGAAGTTGCTTATGCATCGCCGTGAGCTGAATAAGCTTTTCTCTGCCGTTCAAAGAGATGGCAAGACCATTGTTCCACTCAGAGTCTATTTCAATGAGGATGGACGAGCGAAGATGGAAGTGGCCTTGGCGCGTGGTAAAAAAGATCACGACAAGCGTCAGACAGAAAAGACCCGCGATTGGAACCGCGAAAAACAGCGGGTGATGAAAAATCAGGGCTAG
- a CDS encoding alpha/beta hydrolase: MLQTSDNLDHDLQNLTGTTRFTWKASDGLVLSANIWEVKKPAGPTVLCLPGLTRNTRDFYRLANFLQSKNLPVIAMDYRGRGLSEFSTDFETYNLDQEADDIDRGLAALRLEKFALIGTSRGGLHAMSMGKRYPERLLSVIINDIGPYIEPSALDDIIATVGTQLSQPNMAVAAEYLQGIHSKSFTAMTKSDWVTFAHQLFSPTSEGVSLSYDKKLGDAVRGKNKPAPDVNMWPLFEGIKSVPHLLLHGENSALLSVKTVGEMRAHHKDMNLLTIPNQGHAPLLWDDLTQQTILTFIQAHPD, translated from the coding sequence ATGCTTCAAACCTCAGATAACCTTGATCATGACCTGCAAAACCTGACGGGAACCACACGGTTCACATGGAAAGCCAGTGATGGCTTGGTCCTCTCAGCTAATATATGGGAAGTTAAGAAACCTGCCGGCCCAACAGTTCTCTGTCTCCCTGGCCTGACCAGGAACACGCGAGATTTCTATCGGTTAGCTAACTTCTTGCAGAGCAAAAATCTCCCAGTAATCGCGATGGACTATAGAGGTAGGGGCCTCTCTGAATTCAGCACTGACTTTGAGACATATAATCTCGATCAGGAAGCTGATGATATCGACAGAGGTCTTGCGGCTCTGAGACTGGAAAAATTCGCGCTCATCGGCACATCCCGAGGCGGATTACATGCCATGTCTATGGGGAAAAGATATCCGGAACGCCTCTTATCTGTGATTATCAACGACATCGGCCCGTACATAGAGCCATCCGCTCTGGATGATATCATAGCGACAGTCGGCACCCAATTGAGCCAGCCAAACATGGCAGTTGCGGCAGAGTATCTCCAGGGAATCCATAGTAAATCGTTTACAGCTATGACAAAAAGCGATTGGGTAACATTCGCTCATCAACTATTCAGCCCAACATCAGAAGGCGTATCTCTGAGCTATGATAAAAAACTAGGTGACGCTGTCCGCGGAAAGAATAAACCAGCACCAGATGTGAATATGTGGCCTTTGTTTGAGGGAATAAAGTCGGTACCCCACTTGCTACTGCACGGGGAGAACTCGGCTCTGTTATCAGTAAAAACAGTTGGGGAAATGCGCGCACACCATAAAGATATGAACCTCCTTACAATTCCCAATCAAGGTCATGCACCACTGCTATGGGATGATTTAACCCAGCAAACTATTCTCACGTTCATTCAGGCACATCCAGACTAA
- the yjjX gene encoding inosine/xanthosine triphosphatase, with protein MKVVVASQNPVKVNATLDAFQEQFPADKIDLISVDVASGVSDQPMGDEETRQGAVTRAQNALAEHPDADFGVGLEGGICDLSGIAYTFAWMVVLSKAGQVSASRSMLLPLPDKVMSLIGSGIELGHAIDEVFGTQNIKQKGGAFDVLTNGRMTRQSVYVDTLFCALLPFRSPAFRTT; from the coding sequence ATGAAGGTTGTTGTTGCCTCGCAAAACCCTGTCAAAGTGAACGCAACACTGGACGCGTTTCAGGAGCAGTTTCCTGCCGATAAGATTGATCTGATTTCGGTAGATGTTGCTTCTGGTGTTTCTGATCAACCTATGGGTGATGAAGAAACACGGCAGGGTGCTGTGACGCGTGCACAAAATGCACTTGCTGAGCACCCTGATGCTGATTTTGGTGTGGGGTTGGAAGGCGGTATCTGCGACCTTAGCGGTATTGCCTATACATTTGCCTGGATGGTTGTGCTTTCGAAAGCAGGGCAGGTTTCAGCAAGCCGGTCTATGTTGTTGCCATTGCCAGACAAAGTCATGTCCCTCATCGGTTCTGGCATTGAGCTGGGTCATGCGATTGATGAGGTCTTTGGTACGCAGAACATCAAGCAAAAAGGCGGGGCATTTGATGTTTTGACTAACGGGCGTATGACGCGCCAATCGGTTTATGTCGATACCCTATTTTGCGCTCTTTTGCCCTTCAGGTCTCCTGCTTTCAGAACCACTTAG
- the rnc gene encoding ribonuclease III, which yields MSRRKRPVSDAALEERIGYQFNDKELLVRALTHASALPVAKASLQSYQRLEFLGDRVLGLAIATMLEETFPTADEGELARRLNQLVKRETCAEVSKVILIGQHMRVGDAEAHTGGRTKTAILADMCESVIAAIYLDSGYEEAANFIARFFAERMVTYSGPLRDAKTTLQEWAQSKGRPTPLYETITRSGPDHAPVFKIRVNVEGVDPGEAVGNSKRIAEQSAAENILRREGVWSE from the coding sequence ATGAGCAGAAGAAAAAGACCGGTATCAGACGCGGCCTTGGAAGAGCGTATTGGGTACCAGTTCAACGACAAGGAACTCCTTGTGCGGGCTTTAACCCACGCAAGCGCTCTTCCTGTTGCAAAAGCATCGCTACAGAGCTATCAGCGTCTTGAGTTTTTGGGCGACCGTGTACTTGGCCTTGCTATTGCAACAATGTTGGAGGAAACCTTTCCAACAGCCGATGAAGGTGAGCTGGCCCGCCGTTTGAACCAACTGGTAAAACGCGAAACATGTGCGGAAGTCTCCAAGGTCATTCTGATTGGCCAGCATATGCGTGTAGGCGATGCGGAAGCTCACACTGGCGGAAGAACAAAAACGGCAATTCTTGCAGATATGTGCGAAAGCGTGATTGCTGCCATTTACCTTGATAGCGGATATGAAGAAGCAGCAAACTTCATCGCACGCTTTTTCGCGGAGAGAATGGTAACCTACTCAGGCCCGTTGCGAGATGCCAAAACAACACTACAGGAGTGGGCACAGTCCAAAGGACGCCCCACTCCGCTATATGAAACAATTACTCGCAGCGGTCCCGACCACGCACCGGTCTTCAAAATTCGTGTGAATGTTGAAGGTGTCGATCCGGGCGAAGCAGTTGGAAACTCAAAACGCATAGCTGAGCAATCTGCTGCCGAGAACATCCTGCGCCGCGAAGGCGTGTGGAGCGAATAG
- a CDS encoding porin, producing MTKKLIFLPILLSFGVTAQATDLPKPAFESEPAPPDLVEPLNYVQVCDAYGEGYFFIPGTQTCLRLSGRIRTDAQYRDFVKKPAGWGGVASVVPIGRDLNTVRFRARSYIRMDARSETEYGFVRAFSELRATVDSDNEISEESPVMDLNKAYIQFGGFTIGRTGSLFDFFTGATFGAVHRDWSDTNSWAAAYTEVLDGGVSVTVSIEDPVYRAHGVFTGVANENGAAGNKAPDAIAAFRMDGDWGSAKLAAAVTTIRPKAAYVSGGIGWAIGAGAIINLPHLGNQDAMALQFQYGNGAVSYVGVDDDDVFDAYYVGGKTSKTNALSFSGGYTHYVTDTVRTDFDASYAVVDTPRGAALVDFDRFALDWDLVWSPVSGMEMGVDLGYARTQPKGVKDFDEASALFRVQKTF from the coding sequence ATGACGAAGAAGCTGATATTCCTGCCGATCTTGCTGTCATTCGGAGTTACAGCGCAGGCAACTGATCTACCGAAGCCAGCGTTTGAAAGCGAACCAGCACCACCGGACCTTGTGGAACCGTTGAATTACGTGCAGGTTTGTGACGCTTACGGCGAGGGCTACTTTTTTATTCCCGGTACACAGACCTGTTTGAGATTAAGCGGGCGGATAAGAACGGACGCACAATACCGCGACTTTGTTAAGAAGCCTGCTGGCTGGGGCGGAGTTGCGAGTGTTGTGCCAATAGGGCGGGATTTGAATACAGTTCGTTTCCGTGCTCGGTCCTATATTCGCATGGATGCGCGGTCGGAAACTGAATACGGTTTCGTTCGGGCCTTTTCCGAGCTGAGAGCAACCGTAGATTCCGATAATGAAATCTCAGAGGAATCCCCCGTTATGGATCTGAATAAGGCCTATATTCAGTTCGGTGGCTTCACTATTGGCCGGACTGGTTCTCTGTTTGATTTCTTCACCGGAGCGACGTTTGGGGCAGTTCATCGTGATTGGTCAGACACCAACTCGTGGGCAGCAGCCTATACAGAGGTTCTTGATGGAGGTGTGTCTGTAACCGTGTCAATTGAGGATCCGGTTTATCGAGCGCACGGTGTTTTTACTGGCGTTGCAAATGAAAATGGTGCGGCTGGCAACAAAGCGCCAGATGCAATTGCTGCATTCCGAATGGATGGTGATTGGGGAAGTGCTAAGTTGGCAGCGGCTGTAACGACTATACGTCCCAAAGCAGCTTATGTGTCAGGGGGGATTGGTTGGGCCATTGGTGCAGGGGCGATTATCAACCTTCCTCATTTGGGTAACCAAGATGCAATGGCGTTGCAATTCCAATACGGAAATGGTGCTGTTTCTTATGTGGGTGTTGATGATGATGACGTTTTTGATGCTTATTACGTTGGTGGAAAAACCAGTAAAACCAATGCGTTATCTTTTTCTGGCGGGTACACACACTATGTAACTGATACTGTTCGTACGGACTTTGATGCAAGTTATGCTGTGGTTGATACGCCTCGAGGAGCTGCCCTTGTTGACTTCGATCGTTTTGCCCTCGACTGGGATTTGGTTTGGTCGCCTGTAAGCGGTATGGAAATGGGGGTTGATCTTGGTTATGCGCGGACGCAGCCCAAAGGTGTGAAAGACTTTGATGAAGCCAGTGCGTTGTTCCGGGTGCAGAAAACCTTCTAG
- a CDS encoding transglycosylase SLT domain-containing protein, whose product MVKSYPQGSSTAPATGSVEPLKAVLQNVKSGQLQDAITGRNALPNNLDRRLANWFIMLRGGPETPVTHIAQFAADAPHWPTAKIVRARGEAALATSKLTPKQVIGAFGTSLPETTDGKLALANAQLAVGNSAQAAKLIHPLWQKKIFEPELEAQIRSNFGNILRQKDHRLRTEMLLYRDRTRAAERLLSELSRDEQAYVKARIASIRKTSDAMSKLKNVPRSMKSDSNYQFALIQQARLQGDYETAARLMEAAPTKSNQLLNGDKWWAQRRDISRELAESGQARRAYTIAANHAAESTSMIVEAEFHAGWFALRFVGDARLAEPHFKRIAKLGKTSQTLSRAYYWLGRTREAQKDTEGAIAFYQQAGAYQTSYYGQLALAKLGINQMPLAALPKVTNADRSAFNSNELVQAIKRLDEAGMHNDTLLFYTHLARTLPSNGQIRLLTELAESRGVYQWATMVGRLAQAERVEAAPLAYPINAIPRKTRITKGVEKPVVYAIARQESSFNPQARSSAGALGLLQLMPGTARETARNLGVSYKKSRLTSDPAYNATLGAAFLGELVDEFGGSYILTFAAYNAGKNKVKEWIERFGDPRNPKIDPIDWVESIPYGETRDYVQRITENLQVYRYKLENKPLMITQDLTRGY is encoded by the coding sequence TTGGTCAAGTCTTATCCACAGGGATCGAGTACAGCACCGGCAACGGGGTCCGTTGAACCCCTTAAAGCAGTCCTTCAAAACGTCAAATCCGGACAACTGCAAGACGCGATAACAGGCCGTAACGCCTTGCCAAACAACCTTGATCGCCGTTTGGCAAACTGGTTTATCATGCTCCGTGGTGGACCGGAGACACCGGTCACTCATATCGCCCAGTTCGCTGCAGATGCGCCTCATTGGCCAACAGCCAAAATTGTGAGAGCGCGCGGAGAAGCAGCTCTTGCCACCTCCAAACTGACACCAAAACAGGTCATCGGTGCTTTTGGAACATCCTTGCCAGAAACAACCGATGGGAAGCTTGCCCTTGCCAATGCCCAACTCGCCGTTGGCAACAGCGCCCAAGCTGCAAAACTCATTCACCCTCTGTGGCAAAAAAAGATATTTGAACCAGAGCTGGAAGCTCAGATCCGCTCAAACTTCGGCAACATCCTAAGGCAAAAAGATCATCGCCTGCGTACAGAAATGCTACTGTACCGGGATAGAACACGTGCCGCAGAACGACTACTTTCCGAGCTATCTCGTGACGAACAAGCCTATGTGAAGGCCCGCATCGCAAGCATTCGCAAAACGAGCGATGCAATGAGCAAACTGAAAAATGTGCCACGCTCCATGAAGAGCGACTCAAACTATCAATTTGCTCTCATTCAGCAGGCCCGACTGCAAGGCGACTATGAAACGGCTGCGCGGCTTATGGAGGCAGCTCCCACAAAGTCTAATCAACTCCTCAACGGAGATAAGTGGTGGGCGCAACGCAGAGATATCTCACGAGAGCTAGCTGAATCTGGACAAGCACGTCGCGCTTACACCATTGCAGCCAACCACGCGGCTGAATCTACAAGTATGATTGTGGAGGCGGAATTCCATGCTGGTTGGTTTGCCCTGCGCTTTGTAGGGGATGCTCGTCTCGCAGAACCTCATTTCAAGCGGATCGCAAAGCTGGGTAAAACCTCCCAAACTCTATCACGTGCCTATTATTGGCTAGGCAGAACTCGCGAAGCTCAGAAAGATACAGAAGGCGCCATTGCATTTTATCAGCAGGCCGGTGCTTATCAGACATCCTATTACGGACAACTGGCACTCGCAAAACTCGGTATCAACCAGATGCCCCTCGCCGCCTTGCCAAAAGTAACGAATGCGGATCGATCAGCATTCAACAGCAATGAGCTCGTGCAAGCCATCAAGCGACTTGATGAAGCGGGCATGCACAATGATACACTGTTGTTCTATACACATCTGGCACGCACCTTGCCGAGCAATGGACAAATTCGCCTCCTCACCGAGCTAGCAGAATCCAGAGGCGTCTATCAATGGGCGACTATGGTCGGCCGGTTGGCACAAGCCGAAAGAGTAGAGGCGGCCCCGCTTGCTTACCCGATCAACGCAATTCCACGCAAAACACGCATTACCAAAGGCGTTGAAAAACCAGTGGTTTATGCAATTGCACGACAAGAGAGCTCATTTAACCCGCAAGCACGCAGCAGCGCCGGCGCACTGGGATTACTTCAGTTAATGCCAGGGACAGCTAGAGAAACAGCACGGAACCTAGGCGTGTCCTATAAGAAGTCACGCCTGACCTCAGATCCAGCCTACAACGCAACATTAGGTGCTGCATTTCTCGGGGAACTGGTGGACGAATTTGGCGGTTCTTACATCCTGACATTTGCCGCTTACAACGCAGGTAAAAACAAGGTGAAAGAGTGGATTGAACGTTTTGGAGACCCTCGCAACCCGAAGATTGATCCAATTGATTGGGTTGAATCAATACCTTACGGTGAAACACGGGATTACGTTCAGCGGATTACGGAAAACTTGCAAGTTTATCGCTACAAGCTGGAAAACAAACCCCTGATGATCACGCAGGACCTTACCCGCGGCTACTAA
- the dapA gene encoding 4-hydroxy-tetrahydrodipicolinate synthase, with translation MFRGSIPALVTPFKDGKVDEKAFQEFVDWQIKQGSHGLVPVGTTGESPTLTFDEHKRVVQMAVEVSAGRVPVMAGAGSNNPVEAIEFAQHAQEVGANAILSVTPYYNKPNQAGLKAHFTAIAKSVDLPIYIYNIPGRSVIDMQSQTMAELFAEVDNIVGVKDATANLARASEQRHLCGTDFIQLSGEDITALGFMAHGGHGCISVTANIAPALCAQFQEACMSGDFATALSIQDRLAPLHDALFIEPNPAGPKYALSLLGKMENELRLPLVTVSEQTQETIHKAMVHAGLIN, from the coding sequence ATGTTTAGAGGATCAATTCCAGCACTTGTCACCCCTTTCAAGGATGGCAAAGTGGATGAGAAGGCCTTCCAGGAATTCGTGGACTGGCAGATAAAACAGGGCTCCCATGGGCTTGTGCCTGTGGGAACAACCGGAGAAAGCCCGACGCTGACATTTGACGAGCATAAGCGTGTCGTTCAAATGGCTGTCGAAGTCTCCGCTGGCCGCGTTCCTGTTATGGCAGGCGCTGGATCCAACAACCCGGTTGAAGCTATCGAATTTGCGCAGCATGCGCAGGAAGTTGGCGCAAACGCTATTTTGTCTGTGACACCCTATTATAACAAGCCTAATCAGGCTGGTTTGAAAGCGCATTTTACAGCAATTGCTAAGTCTGTAGACCTGCCAATTTACATCTATAATATTCCGGGGCGTTCCGTCATTGACATGCAAAGCCAGACAATGGCTGAGCTGTTTGCGGAAGTTGATAATATTGTTGGTGTTAAGGATGCAACGGCAAACCTTGCACGTGCGTCGGAGCAGCGCCATCTGTGTGGTACTGATTTCATCCAGCTTTCTGGTGAGGATATTACGGCGCTTGGCTTTATGGCGCATGGCGGTCATGGCTGTATTTCTGTAACTGCGAATATTGCGCCTGCGTTGTGCGCCCAGTTCCAAGAAGCTTGTATGTCTGGCGATTTTGCGACTGCATTGTCTATTCAGGACCGTTTGGCACCGTTGCATGACGCCCTGTTTATTGAGCCAAATCCAGCCGGACCTAAATATGCATTGTCCTTGCTGGGCAAAATGGAAAACGAATTGCGTTTGCCTTTGGTCACAGTCAGTGAACAAACGCAGGAAACCATTCATAAGGCTATGGTCCATGCTGGCCTGATCAACTAA
- the recO gene encoding DNA repair protein RecO, with amino-acid sequence MQWQAEGIVIGTRKQGENNILLEVLTPDRGRCLGLVRGGRSRRQQPALQLGNHLSLNWRARLDEHLGFFTVEPIHLRAAHLMQSARSLHGLQSLCGQVRLLPERDPHPNLYHALDIILDHLEDPRIGAALVLRFELELLNELGFGLDLSECAATGTTSELVWVSPRSGRAVSKTAGLPYANKLLILPEFMKAPQTRLAETAQLSKEDMEAGFSLTGYFLFKYIYEPRNIIWPPARDSYVTTLKREFTELANQS; translated from the coding sequence ATGCAGTGGCAAGCTGAAGGGATCGTCATAGGAACACGCAAGCAGGGTGAAAACAACATTCTGCTGGAAGTTCTGACACCCGACAGAGGCCGCTGCTTGGGTCTCGTGCGCGGCGGGCGCTCCCGCCGCCAACAACCTGCACTCCAGCTCGGCAATCACCTCAGCCTCAACTGGCGGGCCCGATTGGACGAGCACCTCGGCTTTTTCACAGTTGAGCCAATACACCTGCGCGCCGCCCACCTCATGCAATCCGCGCGCTCTCTCCACGGCCTGCAAAGCCTGTGCGGACAAGTCCGGCTACTGCCAGAGCGCGACCCTCATCCCAATCTCTACCATGCACTTGATATCATTTTAGACCATTTGGAAGACCCAAGGATTGGAGCAGCTCTTGTGCTGCGCTTTGAGTTGGAACTGCTCAATGAACTGGGGTTTGGGTTAGACCTCAGCGAATGTGCTGCAACGGGCACCACGAGCGAGCTAGTCTGGGTCTCCCCCAGGTCTGGCCGCGCAGTGAGCAAAACGGCTGGCCTGCCTTACGCCAACAAACTCCTCATACTCCCTGAATTCATGAAGGCACCGCAAACACGGCTTGCAGAGACGGCGCAGCTCTCCAAAGAGGATATGGAGGCTGGCTTTTCACTCACCGGATACTTCCTGTTCAAATACATCTACGAGCCACGCAATATAATTTGGCCGCCAGCCAGAGACAGCTATGTCACGACGCTTAAAAGAGAATTCACGGAACTCGCCAATCAATCTTAA